The Streptomyces tendae genome has a window encoding:
- a CDS encoding penicillin acylase family protein — MSGAIFRDPWGIPHLRADDARELARVQGLVTALDRGWQIEVERHRAQGTSASFLGAAELSWDVLVRRARVTDTARRCFARLEEGDPETADWIRAYVTGVNEGLEGLDAPEFARAGTVPGRWEPWTPLAVWLSTHLLFAGFPAKLWRDHVAGRLGPDAVGLFATDGPGTSGSNGWLVAGERTVTGQAVIAGDPHRFIEDPGVYQQIRLSCPEFDVLGLAVPGVPGIAHFGHTGTVAWAITNAMADYQDLYRERLRRTGAGIEALGPDGTWRRAARHTETVEVAGEEPVEVEVVETERGPVVIGGPEGLDGGVPESGEPPLAVALRYPPRVTGDLGFGALLPLLRARRVADVDRAVDLWAEPVNVVLAADTEGGTLHRVAGRVPVRAEANGSRVVPAWEPGHEWRGRHETPRAGLDDGVAVMANQRGPAAPLGVEFAPPHRADRIAALLARQHRWSAAGMAALHTDTHLASAAPLLDRLAALDTSALTGPAVALRERLLAWDRHMDADSADAAAFAALRGAVVRGLAAEPALAAAATPPPYPEVFRPWLALVPRIGFALGHLLAAEDLFGIDRPAVVRAALEEVAAAPPAGVWGDTHRLAPWRALPSEAPQEEPGLSGDHDCVLCTSAVPGITDLAARGPAARYVWDLARREDSRWVVPHGASGRPGSPHHRDQQPLWLAGDLAPVVTDWAQLTKETDV; from the coding sequence GTGTCCGGTGCGATCTTCCGGGACCCCTGGGGGATTCCCCATCTGCGGGCGGACGACGCGCGTGAACTCGCGCGCGTCCAGGGGCTGGTGACCGCCCTCGACCGCGGCTGGCAGATCGAGGTGGAGCGGCACCGCGCCCAGGGCACCTCGGCCTCCTTCCTCGGCGCCGCGGAACTGTCCTGGGACGTACTGGTCAGGCGCGCCCGGGTGACCGACACGGCCCGCCGCTGCTTCGCCCGCCTGGAGGAGGGCGACCCGGAGACCGCCGACTGGATCCGGGCGTACGTCACCGGCGTCAACGAGGGCCTGGAGGGGCTCGACGCCCCGGAGTTCGCCCGCGCCGGCACCGTCCCCGGCCGCTGGGAGCCGTGGACCCCGCTGGCGGTGTGGCTGTCCACGCACCTCCTCTTCGCCGGGTTTCCCGCCAAGCTGTGGCGCGACCACGTCGCCGGGCGCCTCGGGCCGGACGCCGTGGGCCTGTTCGCCACCGACGGCCCCGGCACCTCGGGCAGCAACGGCTGGCTGGTCGCGGGGGAGCGCACGGTCACCGGGCAGGCGGTGATCGCCGGCGACCCGCACCGGTTCATCGAGGATCCCGGTGTCTACCAGCAGATACGTCTGTCCTGCCCGGAGTTCGACGTCCTCGGCCTCGCCGTGCCGGGCGTCCCCGGCATCGCCCACTTCGGCCACACCGGCACGGTCGCCTGGGCCATCACCAACGCCATGGCCGACTACCAGGACCTCTACCGCGAGCGGCTGCGGCGCACCGGCGCCGGCATCGAGGCGCTCGGCCCGGACGGCACCTGGCGGCGGGCCGCCCGGCACACCGAGACCGTCGAGGTGGCGGGCGAGGAACCCGTCGAGGTGGAGGTGGTCGAGACCGAGCGCGGCCCCGTCGTCATCGGCGGCCCCGAGGGTCTCGACGGCGGGGTCCCCGAGTCCGGTGAGCCGCCGCTCGCCGTCGCCCTGCGGTACCCGCCGCGCGTCACCGGTGACCTCGGCTTCGGCGCGCTGCTGCCCCTGCTTCGGGCCCGTCGCGTCGCCGACGTCGACCGCGCCGTGGACCTGTGGGCCGAGCCCGTCAACGTCGTCCTGGCCGCCGACACCGAGGGCGGCACCCTGCACCGGGTGGCCGGCCGCGTCCCCGTACGCGCCGAGGCCAACGGCTCCCGGGTGGTGCCCGCGTGGGAGCCCGGCCACGAGTGGCGGGGCCGGCACGAGACCCCCCGCGCCGGACTCGACGACGGCGTCGCCGTGATGGCCAACCAGCGCGGGCCCGCCGCCCCCCTCGGCGTGGAGTTCGCCCCGCCGCACCGCGCCGACCGCATCGCCGCGCTGCTCGCGCGGCAGCACCGCTGGTCCGCCGCCGGCATGGCGGCCCTCCACACCGACACCCACCTCGCCTCCGCCGCCCCCCTCCTGGACCGCCTGGCCGCGCTCGACACCTCGGCCCTCACCGGACCCGCCGTCGCCCTGCGCGAGCGCCTGCTCGCCTGGGACCGGCACATGGACGCGGACAGCGCCGACGCGGCCGCATTCGCGGCCCTGCGCGGCGCGGTCGTCCGCGGACTCGCCGCCGAGCCCGCCCTCGCGGCGGCCGCGACCCCGCCGCCGTACCCGGAGGTGTTCCGGCCCTGGCTCGCGCTGGTCCCGCGCATCGGGTTCGCCCTCGGACACCTGCTGGCGGCCGAGGACCTGTTCGGCATCGACCGCCCGGCCGTCGTCCGCGCGGCGCTGGAGGAGGTGGCCGCCGCGCCGCCCGCCGGCGTCTGGGGCGACACCCACCGCCTCGCGCCCTGGCGGGCCCTGCCGTCCGAGGCGCCGCAGGAGGAGCCCGGCCTGTCCGGCGACCACGACTGCGTGCTGTGCACCTCCGCCGTGCCCGGCATCACCGACCTCGCCGCCCGCGGGCCCGCCGCCCGCTACGTCTGGGACCTGGCCCGGCGCGAGGACAGCCGCTGGGTGGTGCCGCACGGCGCCTCCGGCCGGCCCGGATCACCCCACCACCGAGACCAGCAGCCCCTGTGGCTCGCCGGCGACCTGGCCCCGGTCGTCACCGACTGGGCGCAGCTGACGAAGGAGACCGATGTCTGA
- a CDS encoding siderophore-interacting protein, protein MGQGRGWEGAVLKLLRAKDFEFTVTGTEDVTADYRRVTFTDGGMLATTGVHPTMWVRLWFDNAGRPHQRAYTLVDPDPEAGTFALEFALHEGCASDWARAAKPGDTVEATVQGTGFEQPSPAPSHVCVVGDPASLPAINSLLGALGDAPATIWFEGSLEGLPWAADPARHEVREVPRREAALVERVRAELPDLLRSGPDPYVWIACDTATTRTLGAFVRKELAVPKQRVQALGYWRAS, encoded by the coding sequence ATGGGGCAGGGGCGGGGTTGGGAGGGCGCGGTTCTCAAACTGCTGCGCGCGAAGGATTTCGAGTTCACCGTGACGGGCACGGAGGACGTCACCGCGGACTACCGGCGGGTGACCTTCACCGACGGCGGCATGCTGGCGACGACCGGCGTGCACCCCACGATGTGGGTGCGGCTGTGGTTCGACAACGCGGGCAGGCCGCACCAGCGCGCCTACACCCTGGTCGACCCGGACCCGGAGGCCGGCACCTTCGCCCTGGAGTTCGCGCTGCACGAGGGCTGCGCGAGCGACTGGGCCCGGGCCGCGAAGCCCGGCGACACCGTCGAGGCGACCGTGCAGGGCACGGGGTTCGAGCAGCCCAGCCCGGCTCCGTCCCACGTCTGCGTGGTCGGCGACCCGGCCTCGCTGCCCGCCATCAACTCCCTGCTCGGCGCCCTGGGTGACGCCCCGGCGACCATCTGGTTCGAGGGCTCCCTGGAAGGGCTGCCCTGGGCCGCCGACCCCGCGCGCCACGAGGTGCGCGAGGTGCCCCGGCGGGAGGCCGCGCTGGTCGAGCGGGTGCGCGCCGAACTGCCCGACCTGCTGAGGTCCGGCCCCGACCCGTACGTGTGGATCGCCTGCGACACCGCGACCACCCGCACGCTGGGCGCGTTCGTCCGCAAGGAGCTGGCCGTCCCCAAGCAGCGGGTGCAGGCGCTCGGGTACTGGCGCGCGAGCTGA
- a CDS encoding HhH-GPD-type base excision DNA repair protein, whose translation MDVTLHLAQDPDADRLLGRSPLAALTGMLLDQQIPMEWAFKGPATIARRLGSDDLDAHEIAAYDPEAFAALLSEKPAVHRYPGSMAGRIQQLCRYLVEHYDGDAEAVWRGVEDGRELLRRLQELPGFGKQKAQIFLALLGKQLGVRPAGWREAAGAYGEEKSFRSVADITGPESLVKVRAHKQEMKAAAKAAKAAKKPGA comes from the coding sequence ATGGACGTCACACTGCACCTCGCCCAGGACCCCGACGCCGACCGGCTGCTGGGCCGCAGCCCGCTCGCCGCGCTGACCGGGATGCTGCTGGACCAGCAGATCCCGATGGAGTGGGCGTTCAAGGGCCCGGCGACGATCGCGCGGCGGCTCGGCTCGGACGACCTCGACGCGCACGAGATCGCGGCGTACGACCCCGAGGCGTTCGCGGCGCTGCTCTCGGAGAAGCCCGCCGTGCACCGCTACCCGGGCTCCATGGCCGGGCGCATCCAGCAGCTGTGCCGGTACCTCGTCGAGCACTACGACGGTGACGCCGAGGCCGTCTGGCGGGGCGTCGAGGACGGCCGGGAGCTGCTGAGGCGGCTGCAGGAACTGCCGGGGTTCGGCAAGCAGAAGGCGCAGATCTTCCTCGCCCTGCTGGGCAAGCAGCTCGGTGTCCGCCCCGCCGGCTGGCGGGAGGCGGCCGGCGCCTACGGCGAGGAGAAGTCCTTCCGGTCCGTCGCGGACATCACGGGCCCCGAGTCCCTGGTGAAGGTGCGGGCGCACAAGCAGGAGATGAAGGCGGCGGCGAAGGCGGCCAAGGCCGCGAAGAAGCCGGGGGCGTGA
- a CDS encoding type II toxin-antitoxin system VapB family antitoxin translates to MIFKRIGNGRPYPDHGRESTRQWADVAPRPVRLDQLVTTKQQLDLETLLAEDSTFYGDLFAHVVKWQGDLYLEDGLHRAVRAALQQRQVLHARVLELD, encoded by the coding sequence GTGATCTTCAAGCGCATCGGAAACGGCCGGCCGTACCCCGACCACGGCCGGGAAAGCACCCGGCAGTGGGCGGACGTGGCGCCGCGCCCGGTCCGCCTCGATCAGCTCGTGACGACCAAGCAGCAGCTCGACCTCGAGACGCTCCTCGCCGAGGACTCGACCTTCTACGGCGACCTCTTCGCGCACGTCGTGAAGTGGCAGGGCGATCTGTACCTCGAGGACGGACTGCACCGCGCGGTGCGCGCCGCGCTCCAGCAGCGCCAGGTGCTGCACGCGCGGGTTCTCGAACTCGACTGA
- a CDS encoding LytR C-terminal domain-containing protein: protein MGGQYRITGDKYPRMRRPRRRGKLVVLTVASVAVLGVGGWGTLQLIDVFTGGGDSASAAGTKACSAVASPAASPAAAAGKALPRPGTITVNVLNATTRGGLAQKTADELKKRGFRIGEVANAPATYDKKVKGTGVLLGPAAALDTALPVLGTQLAGAERRTDPARKGVELDLIIGDAFRGLTAKADADRALTSLANPEPAPASKKNC, encoded by the coding sequence ATGGGCGGCCAGTACCGCATCACGGGTGACAAGTACCCGCGGATGCGCCGGCCCCGGCGGCGCGGAAAGCTCGTCGTGCTGACCGTCGCGTCCGTCGCCGTGCTCGGTGTGGGCGGCTGGGGCACGCTGCAGCTCATCGACGTGTTCACCGGCGGCGGGGACTCCGCCTCCGCGGCCGGCACCAAGGCGTGCTCCGCCGTGGCGAGCCCTGCGGCCAGCCCCGCGGCGGCGGCCGGGAAGGCGCTCCCCCGCCCCGGCACCATCACGGTCAACGTGCTGAACGCCACCACCCGCGGCGGGCTCGCCCAGAAGACGGCGGACGAGCTCAAGAAGCGCGGCTTCCGGATCGGCGAGGTGGCCAACGCGCCCGCGACCTACGACAAGAAGGTCAAGGGCACCGGCGTGCTGCTCGGCCCGGCCGCCGCGCTGGACACGGCGCTGCCGGTGCTCGGCACGCAGCTCGCCGGCGCCGAACGCCGTACCGACCCGGCCCGCAAGGGCGTGGAGCTCGACCTGATCATCGGCGACGCCTTCCGGGGACTGACGGCGAAGGCGGACGCCGACCGGGCGCTGACCTCACTGGCCAACCCCGAGCCGGCGCCCGCCTCCAAGAAGAACTGCTGA
- the upp gene encoding uracil phosphoribosyltransferase, which translates to MRLHVVDHPLVAHKLTTLRDQRTDSATFRRLADELVTLLAYEATRDVRTEQVDIRTPVEATTGVKLSHPRPLVVPILRAGLGMLDGMVRLLPTAEVGFLGMVRNEETLQASTYATRMPDDLSGRQVYVLDPMLATGGTLVAAIQELIKRGADDVTAVVLLAAPEGVEVMERELAGTPVTVVTASVDERLNEQGYIVPGLGDAGDRMYGAAE; encoded by the coding sequence ATGCGTCTCCACGTCGTCGACCACCCCCTGGTCGCCCACAAGCTCACCACGCTGCGCGACCAGCGCACCGACTCCGCGACCTTCCGCCGTCTCGCCGACGAGCTGGTCACCCTGCTCGCCTACGAGGCCACGCGTGACGTGCGCACCGAACAGGTCGACATCCGGACGCCCGTCGAGGCGACCACCGGCGTCAAGCTCTCCCACCCCCGCCCGCTGGTGGTGCCGATCCTCCGGGCCGGTCTCGGCATGCTGGACGGCATGGTCCGGCTGCTGCCGACCGCCGAGGTGGGCTTCCTGGGCATGGTGCGCAACGAGGAGACGCTCCAGGCCTCCACCTACGCCACGCGCATGCCGGACGACCTCTCCGGCCGCCAGGTCTACGTCCTGGACCCGATGCTCGCGACCGGCGGCACGCTCGTCGCGGCCATCCAGGAGCTGATCAAGCGCGGCGCGGACGACGTGACCGCCGTGGTGCTGCTGGCCGCGCCCGAGGGTGTCGAGGTGATGGAGCGCGAGCTGGCCGGCACACCGGTGACGGTCGTGACGGCCTCCGTCGACGAGCGCCTCAACGAGCAGGGCTACATCGTGCCGGGCCTCGGCGACGCGGGAGACCGGATGTACGGAGCCGCGGAGTAA
- the tadA gene encoding tRNA adenosine(34) deaminase TadA → MRLALDEARRAVPGGDVPVGALVLAADGATVLSSAHNEREAGGDPTAHAEVLALRRAAERLGEWRLAGCTLVVTLEPCTMCAGAVQQSRVDRVVYGARDEKAGAVGSQWDLVRDRRLNHRPEVIEGVLAEECARLLTEFFRGR, encoded by the coding sequence ATGCGCCTCGCCCTGGACGAGGCCCGCCGGGCCGTCCCGGGCGGGGACGTCCCCGTGGGCGCCCTCGTGCTGGCCGCGGACGGGGCCACCGTGCTGTCCTCCGCGCACAACGAGCGCGAGGCGGGCGGTGATCCCACCGCACACGCGGAGGTGCTGGCACTGCGGCGGGCCGCCGAGCGGCTCGGGGAGTGGCGGCTGGCCGGCTGCACCCTGGTCGTCACCCTGGAGCCCTGCACGATGTGCGCGGGCGCGGTCCAGCAGTCCCGGGTGGACCGGGTCGTCTACGGCGCCCGGGACGAGAAGGCCGGCGCGGTGGGCTCCCAGTGGGATCTCGTACGGGACCGGCGCCTCAACCACCGCCCGGAAGTGATCGAGGGCGTGCTCGCCGAGGAGTGCGCACGGCTGCTCACGGAGTTCTTCCGCGGCCGGTGA
- a CDS encoding Dabb family protein, whose protein sequence is MIRHLVLFKLNKGVRRDDPKVVEGVDAFRALEGKIGEIRFWECAWNISDRPIAYDFAINSAFDDAEALHRYVEHPDHQAGVGLWREFATWVIADYEF, encoded by the coding sequence ATGATCCGGCACCTGGTGCTGTTCAAGCTCAACAAGGGCGTCCGCCGCGACGACCCGAAGGTCGTCGAAGGAGTGGACGCCTTCCGCGCGCTGGAGGGAAAGATCGGAGAGATCCGCTTCTGGGAGTGCGCCTGGAACATCAGCGACCGCCCCATCGCCTACGACTTCGCCATCAACTCGGCGTTCGACGACGCCGAGGCGCTGCACCGGTACGTCGAGCACCCCGACCACCAGGCGGGCGTGGGCCTGTGGCGCGAGTTCGCCACGTGGGTGATCGCCGACTACGAGTTCTGA
- a CDS encoding RNA polymerase sigma factor SigF: MTVSASSAPPQDEVSPDAVQTPAKRRGADTRALTQVLFGQLKNLEPGTAEHARVRAALIEANLPLVRYAAARFRSRNEPMEDVVQVGTIGLINAIDRFDPERGVQFPTFAMPTVVGEIKRYFRDNVRTVHVPRRLHELWVQVNGATEDLTTAFGRTPTTAEIAERLRISEEEVLSCIEAGRSYHATSLEAAQEGDGMPGLLDRLGYEDPALDGVEHRDLVRHLLVQLPEREQRILLLRYYSNLTQSQISAELGVSQMHVSRLLARSFQRLRSANRIDA, from the coding sequence TTGACCGTGTCGGCCAGTTCCGCGCCACCCCAGGACGAGGTGTCCCCCGACGCGGTCCAGACCCCAGCCAAGCGCCGCGGCGCGGACACCCGGGCCCTCACCCAGGTGCTGTTCGGCCAGCTCAAGAACCTGGAGCCCGGCACGGCGGAGCACGCCCGCGTCCGCGCGGCGCTCATCGAGGCGAACCTCCCGCTCGTGCGCTACGCGGCCGCCCGTTTCCGCTCCCGCAACGAGCCGATGGAGGACGTCGTCCAGGTCGGCACCATCGGGCTCATCAACGCCATCGACCGCTTCGACCCGGAGCGGGGCGTGCAGTTCCCGACGTTCGCGATGCCCACCGTGGTCGGCGAGATCAAGCGGTACTTCCGCGACAACGTGCGCACCGTCCACGTACCGCGTCGGCTGCACGAGCTGTGGGTGCAGGTCAACGGCGCGACCGAGGACCTCACCACCGCCTTCGGGCGCACCCCGACGACCGCCGAGATCGCCGAGCGGCTGCGCATCTCCGAGGAGGAGGTGCTGTCCTGCATCGAGGCCGGCCGGTCGTACCACGCCACCTCGCTGGAGGCCGCGCAGGAGGGTGACGGCATGCCCGGCCTGCTGGACCGGCTCGGCTACGAGGACCCGGCCCTCGACGGGGTCGAGCACCGCGACCTGGTCCGGCACCTGCTCGTGCAGCTGCCGGAGCGCGAGCAGCGCATCCTTCTGCTGCGTTACTACAGCAATCTGACGCAGTCCCAGATCAGCGCGGAGCTGGGCGTCTCGCAGATGCACGTCTCCCGGCTCCTGGCCCGGAGCTTCCAGCGACTGCGGTCCGCAAACAGGATCGACGCGTAA
- a CDS encoding RNA polymerase sigma factor SigF, which produces MSAEQGSSKVLTLAESESAPHALDALGPIDEGPALAATPAPDLPDTAALDTRTLSRSLFLRLAVLDEDSPERAYVRDTLIELNLPLVRYAAARFRSRNEPMEDIVQVGTIGLIKAIDRFDCERGVEFPTFAMPTVVGEIKRFFRDTSWSVRVPRRLQELRLALTKAGDELSQKLDRSPTVSELAVVLGVSEEDVVDGLAVGNAYTASSLDSPAPEDDGGEGSLADRLGYEDTALEGVEYRESLKPLLAKLPPRERQIIMLRFFANMTQSQIGEEVGISQMHVSRLLTRTLAQLREGLISD; this is translated from the coding sequence ATGTCCGCAGAACAGGGCAGCTCGAAGGTGCTCACGCTCGCGGAGAGCGAGTCAGCTCCCCATGCTCTCGACGCACTCGGCCCCATCGACGAGGGCCCGGCCCTCGCCGCTACACCCGCTCCGGACCTCCCGGACACGGCGGCCCTCGACACCCGCACCCTGTCCCGTTCCCTGTTCCTGCGGCTCGCCGTGCTCGACGAGGACAGCCCGGAGCGTGCCTACGTCCGGGACACGCTGATCGAACTCAACCTCCCGCTCGTGCGGTACGCGGCGGCACGCTTCCGCTCGCGCAACGAGCCGATGGAGGACATCGTCCAGGTCGGCACCATCGGCCTGATCAAGGCGATCGACCGCTTCGACTGCGAACGGGGCGTGGAGTTCCCGACGTTCGCGATGCCGACGGTGGTCGGTGAGATCAAGCGGTTCTTCCGTGACACGTCCTGGTCGGTGCGGGTGCCGCGCCGGCTGCAGGAGCTGCGGCTGGCGCTGACCAAGGCCGGCGACGAGCTCTCCCAGAAGCTGGACCGCTCGCCGACGGTGAGCGAACTCGCCGTCGTCCTGGGCGTGTCCGAGGAGGACGTCGTCGACGGCCTCGCGGTGGGGAACGCGTACACGGCGTCCTCGCTGGACTCCCCCGCCCCGGAGGACGACGGCGGCGAGGGCTCGCTGGCGGACCGCCTCGGCTACGAGGACACGGCGCTGGAGGGCGTGGAGTACCGGGAGTCCCTGAAGCCGCTGCTGGCGAAGCTGCCGCCGCGTGAGCGGCAGATCATCATGCTGCGGTTCTTCGCGAACATGACGCAGTCGCAGATCGGCGAGGAGGTCGGCATCTCGCAGATGCACGTCTCGCGTCTGCTCACGCGGACGCTCGCGCAGCTGCGGGAAGGGCTCATCTCGGACTGA
- a CDS encoding MarR family winged helix-turn-helix transcriptional regulator produces the protein MAESAQYEELVRQFSAFGAVKREMNRIMPADCPSGSAAVLTLLGGHGDMRMSRLAELLSVDMSVTSRHVAHLAERGWIERSPDPADKRSRILRLTPAGQTRLDEMFRLTTRLLAERLSDWSDEEVGSLTQLMARLRDSFGDPRTVPRQAPPALGTTPRTPANT, from the coding sequence ATGGCCGAGTCGGCACAGTACGAGGAACTGGTCCGGCAGTTCAGCGCCTTCGGCGCCGTCAAACGGGAGATGAACCGGATCATGCCGGCCGACTGCCCGAGCGGCTCCGCGGCCGTGCTGACCCTGCTGGGCGGCCACGGCGACATGCGCATGAGCCGTCTCGCGGAGCTGTTGTCCGTGGACATGTCCGTCACCAGCCGCCACGTCGCCCACCTGGCCGAGCGCGGCTGGATCGAACGCTCCCCCGACCCCGCCGACAAACGGTCCCGCATCCTGCGTCTCACCCCGGCCGGCCAGACCCGGCTCGACGAGATGTTCCGGCTCACGACCCGGCTCCTCGCCGAGCGGCTGAGCGACTGGTCGGACGAGGAGGTCGGCAGCCTCACCCAGCTGATGGCCCGGCTCCGGGACAGCTTCGGCGACCCGCGCACCGTGCCCCGGCAGGCACCTCCCGCGCTAGGGACAACCCCCCGTACACCCGCAAACACATAA
- a CDS encoding MFS transporter, producing MATTTPQGVRAHAKHGGGPSQDAPMTHRQIMEALSGLLLGMFCAILSSTIVTNALPEIVSDLGGGQSAYTWVVTASLLTMTASTPLWGKLADLISKKALVQTALVVFVIGSIVAGTAQNPGMLIIARAIQGLGGGGLAALAQIIMAAMISPRERGRYSGYLGATFAVATVGGPLLGGVITDTSWLGWRWCLYVGVPFAIIALIVLQKTLNLPLVKREVKVDWAGAFFVTAAVSLLLVWVTFADDKYAWMSWQTGLMVGGAILLTLVFLFVESKASEPIIPLRLFRNRTIALASLASLFVGIAMFAGTVYFSQYFQLARDKSPTMSGVMTIPMIGGLFISSTVSGIVITKTGRWKAWLLAGGVLLTAGLGLLSTMRYDTPYWHIGIFMALMGLGVGMMMQNLVLCTQNQVAPSDLGAASSVVTFFRSLGGAVGVSVLGSVMSSRISNYAADTIGSLSPQEQAAAAKASGSGTIPDMDLLPPGIRTWLESAYGHGIADIFLYVAPVALLGFLVTLFIKEVPLRTTGALAQAAQEKAGVTGAPAVPAPTEAAATVPAAGAASAGSVTSETERTGEDTFARPVSAVATVARPEESASSGIPVRGFVRGADSTPVPRAAVTLISLGGRQLGRSVAQDDGSYAVDAPSAGSYVLIAAADGHQPQASTVVVNGEPVAYDILLSGTSGMTGVVRAADTGQPVRDAMVIVTDVRGDLLATGTTGEQGEFSFAELVPGAVTVAVNAAGYRPRALPVEIGATGVTRVEADLESGAHVRGVVRAPHGPLADARVTLVDAAGNVVGTATTGADGAYAFADLDGGEYTVIATGYPPVATALTVAGTGVDDHDIELAHPGE from the coding sequence ATGGCAACGACCACACCACAAGGTGTGCGGGCTCATGCCAAGCACGGAGGAGGCCCCTCCCAGGACGCTCCGATGACCCATCGGCAGATCATGGAGGCGCTGTCCGGGCTGTTGCTCGGCATGTTCTGCGCCATCCTGTCGTCGACCATCGTCACCAACGCCCTGCCCGAGATCGTCTCCGACCTCGGCGGCGGACAGAGCGCCTACACCTGGGTCGTCACCGCCTCGCTGCTGACGATGACCGCCTCCACCCCGCTGTGGGGCAAGCTCGCCGACCTCATCAGCAAGAAGGCCCTGGTCCAGACGGCCCTGGTGGTCTTCGTCATCGGCTCGATCGTGGCCGGTACGGCGCAGAACCCGGGCATGCTGATCATCGCTCGCGCCATCCAGGGTCTCGGCGGTGGCGGTCTGGCCGCACTGGCGCAGATCATCATGGCCGCGATGATCTCCCCGCGTGAGCGTGGACGGTACTCCGGCTACCTGGGCGCGACCTTCGCCGTCGCGACCGTCGGCGGTCCGCTGCTCGGCGGTGTCATCACCGACACCAGCTGGCTCGGCTGGCGCTGGTGCCTCTACGTCGGCGTCCCGTTCGCGATCATCGCGCTGATCGTGCTGCAGAAGACGCTGAACCTTCCCCTGGTGAAGCGGGAGGTCAAGGTCGACTGGGCCGGCGCCTTCTTCGTCACCGCGGCCGTCAGCCTGCTGCTCGTCTGGGTCACCTTCGCCGACGACAAGTACGCCTGGATGTCCTGGCAGACCGGTCTGATGGTCGGCGGCGCGATCCTGCTGACGCTGGTCTTCCTGTTCGTCGAGTCCAAGGCCAGTGAGCCGATCATCCCGCTGCGCCTGTTCCGCAACCGCACCATCGCGCTGGCCTCGCTGGCCTCGCTGTTCGTCGGTATCGCGATGTTCGCGGGCACCGTCTACTTCAGCCAGTACTTCCAGCTGGCCCGGGACAAGTCCCCGACCATGTCGGGCGTCATGACCATCCCGATGATCGGCGGTCTGTTCATATCGTCGACCGTCTCCGGCATCGTCATCACCAAGACCGGCCGCTGGAAGGCCTGGCTGCTGGCCGGCGGCGTGCTGCTCACGGCGGGCCTCGGCCTGCTGAGCACCATGCGCTACGACACCCCCTACTGGCACATCGGCATCTTCATGGCGCTGATGGGTCTGGGCGTCGGCATGATGATGCAGAACCTGGTGCTCTGCACGCAGAACCAGGTGGCCCCGAGCGACCTGGGCGCGGCCTCGTCGGTGGTGACCTTCTTCCGCTCCCTCGGCGGTGCGGTGGGCGTCTCCGTGCTCGGCTCGGTGATGTCCTCCCGGATCAGCAACTACGCGGCGGACACCATCGGTTCGCTCAGCCCGCAGGAGCAGGCGGCGGCCGCCAAGGCCTCCGGCAGCGGCACCATCCCCGACATGGACCTGCTGCCTCCGGGCATCCGCACCTGGCTGGAGAGCGCCTACGGGCACGGCATCGCCGACATCTTCCTGTACGTCGCGCCGGTCGCCCTGCTCGGCTTCCTGGTGACCCTGTTCATCAAGGAGGTCCCGCTGCGGACCACGGGCGCGCTGGCACAGGCCGCCCAGGAGAAGGCCGGCGTCACCGGCGCCCCGGCCGTCCCGGCCCCCACCGAGGCCGCGGCCACCGTCCCGGCCGCGGGCGCCGCCTCCGCGGGCTCCGTCACCTCGGAGACCGAACGGACCGGCGAGGACACCTTCGCGCGGCCCGTGTCCGCCGTCGCCACCGTCGCCCGTCCCGAGGAGTCCGCCTCCTCCGGCATCCCGGTGCGCGGTTTCGTCCGGGGCGCGGACAGCACCCCGGTGCCGCGGGCCGCGGTCACGCTGATCTCCCTCGGCGGACGTCAGCTGGGCCGCTCGGTGGCCCAGGACGACGGCTCCTACGCGGTGGACGCCCCCTCGGCCGGGTCGTACGTCCTGATCGCCGCCGCCGACGGCCACCAGCCGCAGGCGTCCACGGTCGTGGTGAACGGCGAGCCGGTCGCCTACGACATCCTGCTCAGCGGCACCAGCGGCATGACCGGTGTGGTCCGCGCGGCGGACACCGGGCAGCCGGTGCGGGACGCGATGGTGATCGTCACCGACGTACGCGGGGACCTGCTGGCCACCGGGACCACCGGTGAGCAGGGCGAGTTCTCGTTCGCCGAGCTGGTGCCGGGGGCGGTGACCGTGGCGGTGAACGCCGCCGGTTACCGGCCGCGCGCACTGCCGGTCGAGATCGGCGCCACGGGTGTCACCCGGGTCGAGGCCGACCTGGAGAGCGGCGCCCACGTCCGGGGCGTGGTGCGCGCCCCGCACGGTCCGCTGGCCGACGCCCGGGTCACCCTGGTCGACGCGGCGGGCAACGTGGTCGGCACGGCGACGACCGGGGCGGACGGGGCGTACGCCTTCGCCGACCTGGACGGCGGCGAGTACACCGTCATCGCCACGGGTTACCCGCCGGTGGCGACCGCGCTGACGGTCGCCGGCACCGGTGTCGACGACCACGACATCGAACTCGCCCACCCGGGCGAGTAG